A window of Alkalinema sp. FACHB-956 genomic DNA:
GAGCCCTGCTGAAGGAATTCGGAATGCCCTTCCGCGAGAATTAATCGGTTTCATCAAGAGGAAACTATGGCAGTTAACGACACCATTGCAGATATGTTGACGCGCATCCGAAATGCCGGATTGGCCCGTCATGAAACCACCGAAGTGCCAGCAACCAAGATGACCCGTAGCATTGCTCAGGTTCTCAAGGCGGAAGGGTTTATCGGTGAATTTGAAGAAGCCGGTGAAGGTGTACAAACCAATCTGGTAATTACGCTGAAGTACAAAGGCAAAAATCGCAGCAAGCCGCTGATCACCAACCTGAAGCGGGTGAGCAAGCCTGGTCTGCGTGTCTACTCCAATTGTAAGGATCTACCCAAGGTGCTGGGTGGAATTGGGGTCGCTGTGATCTCAACCTCCAGCGGCATCATGACCGATCGGGAGGCACGCAAAGCGGGCGTCGGTGGCGAAGTGCTTTGCTACGTGTGGTAATTCGTCATCGAGGTGATTAGCTAATGTCGCGTATTGGAAAGCGTCCAATTAATCTTCCCGCTAAGGTAACCGTCACCATTGACGGTCAAACCATTACGGTAAAAGGGCCGAAGGGCGAACTAACCCGCACCCTCGTGCCAGAAGTGACGGTGACCCAGGACGGGGATACCCTCATCGTCGCTCGTAAAGATGACTCCCGCGTTGCCCGTCAGCGCCACGGTCTCAGCCGTACCCTTGTTGCCAACATGGTGGAAGGGGTTTCCCAAGGCTTCCAGCGCAAACTGGAAATCCAAGGGGTCGGTTACCGGGCTGCGGTTCAGGGACAAAACTTGAACCTGAGCATGGGCTACAGCCATCCTGTGAACATCGTGCCCCCCACAGGGATTACCTTTGCGGTGGAAAATAACACGAACGTCACGGTGAGTGGGATTGACAAAGAAGTAGTCGGCAACACGGCTGCCAAGATTCGTGCAGTCCGTCCGCCAGAACCTTACAAAGGTAAGGGTATCCGATACGCTGGTGAGGCTGTCCGGCGCAAAGTTGGTAAGACTGGTGGTAAGAAGAAGTAAGCCATGAAAGCAAGTCGTAAAGAATTAACCCGTCGTCGCCATGCCCGGATTCGCCGAGCGTTGGCCGGAACGTCTGATCGTCCTCGGATGGCTGTTTTTCGCTCCCGCGAAAACATCTATGTGCAAGTGATTGATGACACGACCCACAGTACTCTGGTGTCTGCCTCGACCGTTGATCCAGAACTGAGGGACAAAGTGGAGAATGGCGCAAACTGTGCCGCTGCTAGCGAAGTGGGTAAGTTAGTTGCTCAGCGTGCATTGGCAAAGGGAATTCAGCAAGTGGTCTTCGATCGCGGTGGTAATCTCTACCACGGTCGCGTCGCAGCCCTAGCTGATGCAGCCCGTGAAGGCGGTCTAGATTTCTAAAAGAGGCAAACAATGGCGAAAGGTCGTAAAAATACCAAAGCCCGGGAAGAGAAGTCCGACTGGCAAGAGCGGGTCGTGCAAATTCGTCGGGTGACCAAAGTGGTCAAGGGCGGTAAAAAGCTGAGTTTCCGGGCGATCGTGATCGTCGGTAACGAAAAAGGTCAGGTTGGCGTTGGCGTGGGTAAGGCCAGCGATGTCATCGGCGCTGTCAAAAAAGGCGTTGTAGATGGCAAGAAGCACCTCGTAGAAGTACCCCTCACCAAGTCCAGTTCCATTCCCCACCCCTCCTCTGGGCGATCGGTGGGTGCAAAGGTTCTGATGCGTCCAGCGGCTCCTGGTACAGGGGTAATTGCTGGAGGTGCAGTGCGGACGGTACTGGAACTCGCAGGCGTGAAAAACGTGCTCGCGAAGCAGTTGGGCTCCAACAACCCTCTGAACAATGCCCGTGCCGCCTTGGAAGCCCTAGATTCCCTACGCACCTTCCAACAGGTTGCTGAGGAGCGTGGCATTTCCCTCGAGCAAATTTACTCCTAGTTCTAAGAGAGGATAATCACGATGAGACTCGCTGATGCACAACCCCAAAAGGGTTCGACAAAGCGCGCCCGTCGCGTCGGTCGTGGTATCGCTGCTGGCCAAGGTGCGAGTTGTGGGTTTGGTATGCGGGGTCAAAAGTCTCGCTCGGGCCGTCCGACTCGCCCCGGTTTTGAAGGGGGTCAAACTCCTCTCTACCGTCGCCTGCCCAAACTGAAGGGTTTTCCGCTGATCAATCGCAAGGTGTTTACGATTGTCAACTTGGAAGACCTCTCCGGGCTAGCCGCTAACAGCGAAGTCACCCTGGCAAGCTTGCTAGAAGCTGGCATCCTGACTCAGGATGACGGCCCCCTGAAAGTTTTGGGGACTGGTGAGCTGAGCGTGGCACTGAACGTAAAAGCTGCTGCATTTACGGCTTCTGCTAAGGAAAAAATCGAAGCTGCCGGTGGCAGTTGCGAAGTAGAAGCCTAAACCGTTATCTCCAAATTGCTTTAGGGACGTTCGATCGAACGTCCCTAAAATTTGTGAATTCATAACATAATCGATTATGCAAGGTATCCTCCACAGCTCAATCGCCATGGAAATTCTCATGGTTCAGTTGGGGAGGATTGGTGCTTCT
This region includes:
- the rpsH gene encoding 30S ribosomal protein S8: MAVNDTIADMLTRIRNAGLARHETTEVPATKMTRSIAQVLKAEGFIGEFEEAGEGVQTNLVITLKYKGKNRSKPLITNLKRVSKPGLRVYSNCKDLPKVLGGIGVAVISTSSGIMTDREARKAGVGGEVLCYVW
- the rplF gene encoding 50S ribosomal protein L6 codes for the protein MSRIGKRPINLPAKVTVTIDGQTITVKGPKGELTRTLVPEVTVTQDGDTLIVARKDDSRVARQRHGLSRTLVANMVEGVSQGFQRKLEIQGVGYRAAVQGQNLNLSMGYSHPVNIVPPTGITFAVENNTNVTVSGIDKEVVGNTAAKIRAVRPPEPYKGKGIRYAGEAVRRKVGKTGGKKK
- the rplR gene encoding 50S ribosomal protein L18, with the translated sequence MKASRKELTRRRHARIRRALAGTSDRPRMAVFRSRENIYVQVIDDTTHSTLVSASTVDPELRDKVENGANCAAASEVGKLVAQRALAKGIQQVVFDRGGNLYHGRVAALADAAREGGLDF
- the rpsE gene encoding 30S ribosomal protein S5: MAKGRKNTKAREEKSDWQERVVQIRRVTKVVKGGKKLSFRAIVIVGNEKGQVGVGVGKASDVIGAVKKGVVDGKKHLVEVPLTKSSSIPHPSSGRSVGAKVLMRPAAPGTGVIAGGAVRTVLELAGVKNVLAKQLGSNNPLNNARAALEALDSLRTFQQVAEERGISLEQIYS
- the rplO gene encoding 50S ribosomal protein L15; its protein translation is MRLADAQPQKGSTKRARRVGRGIAAGQGASCGFGMRGQKSRSGRPTRPGFEGGQTPLYRRLPKLKGFPLINRKVFTIVNLEDLSGLAANSEVTLASLLEAGILTQDDGPLKVLGTGELSVALNVKAAAFTASAKEKIEAAGGSCEVEA